Genomic window (Staphylococcus debuckii):
AAGTCTTATTAATAATTTAGAAAATTAATCTTTTTATTAAATTATGGTTATCACTTCAAAAAGAGTATGGTAAGATATGATTTAATTACAAATTTCGGAGGAATTCATCATGGATCAATCTAATTTAATTCTCGGCTCTACATTTAGTAAATTCAGAGAGCAACCTAAATGGGTGCTGAATCTTATCATTTGGCTGATTGTTGTTTCAGCTTCAATTTGGTTAACAGTTAGTTTTTCAGATTTTGCTGGACAACTTACAAATAATAATCCAGGTGCTGATATGAAAAAGGCCGATGCCATTATGGGACCTGTTTCAGCTATTACGAGTATTTTAGGTTCACTCTTCACGCTACTCTTTTCTTGGCTTATCGTCTTAGCAATCGCACGAATCTTTAAATCACAAGTTAGAAAACGCAGTATTTTCGCTGGTACACTTTTTGCTTTGTTAGTAAGTTCATGCATTGCTTTAGTAGTTACTTTAATTCAAGTCATCGTGGGATTAGATCTAGTTCAATACAGTATCACTAGTCTTAATATCTTCGACAAAGGCAACAAAGTGTTGGGTGCCTTTAATTTACAAACACTCATTTCAGGTTATCTATTCACTTTATTGCTTTATAAAACTTGTCGACTTTCAGGGAAAG
Coding sequences:
- a CDS encoding YIP1 family protein, producing MDQSNLILGSTFSKFREQPKWVLNLIIWLIVVSASIWLTVSFSDFAGQLTNNNPGADMKKADAIMGPVSAITSILGSLFTLLFSWLIVLAIARIFKSQVRKRSIFAGTLFALLVSSCIALVVTLIQVIVGLDLVQYSITSLNIFDKGNKVLGAFNLQTLISGYLFTLLLYKTCRLSGKVSIIFGVVFVVLSIGSALIGAIGQ